One window of the Enterobacter huaxiensis genome contains the following:
- the udk gene encoding uridine kinase: MTDKSHQCVIIGIAGASASGKSLIASTLYRELREQVGDEHIGVIPEDSYYKDQSHLSMEERVKTNYDHPSAMDHSLLFQHLQSLKNGTAIELPVYSYVEHTRTQETVRIEPKKVIILEGILLLTDARLRESMNFSIFVDTPLDICLMRRIKRDVNERGRSMDSVMAQYQKTVRPMFLQFIEPSKQYADIIVPRGGKNRIAIDILKAKISQFFE, encoded by the coding sequence ATGACTGATAAGTCTCATCAGTGCGTCATCATAGGCATCGCCGGCGCATCAGCTTCAGGTAAAAGTCTTATTGCCAGTACGCTTTACCGCGAACTGCGTGAACAAGTTGGTGATGAGCACATCGGCGTCATTCCCGAAGATAGCTATTACAAAGATCAATCCCATCTTTCGATGGAAGAGCGCGTTAAAACCAACTATGACCATCCGAGCGCGATGGATCACAGCTTGTTATTCCAGCATCTTCAGTCACTTAAAAACGGCACGGCCATTGAGCTGCCGGTTTATAGCTATGTAGAACATACCCGCACCCAGGAAACTGTCCGCATTGAGCCGAAGAAGGTGATTATCCTCGAAGGTATTCTGCTGCTGACCGACGCCCGCCTGCGTGAGTCGATGAACTTCTCGATTTTCGTCGACACCCCGCTGGATATCTGCCTGATGCGCCGCATTAAGCGCGACGTGAACGAACGTGGCCGCTCCATGGACTCGGTCATGGCGCAATATCAGAAAACCGTCCGCCCAATGTTCCTGCAATTTATCGAGCCATCTAAGCAATACGCCGATATTATCGTGCCTCGCGGCGGTAAAAACCGTATTGCCATTGATATCTTGAAAGCGAAAATCAGCCAGTTTTTTGAATAA
- a CDS encoding diguanylate cyclase: MNKQYQRVLVTTPHPLLRLVCLGLVTFIFTLFSLELTRFGTLLAPLWFPTSIMMVAFYRHAGKMWPGIALACSFGNVLASWMLFSWDSVSLTYPVVNIIEASIGAILLRKLLPWYNPLQNLNDWVRLAIGSALIPPLIGGVLVHFLVPSAEPLRTFLVWVLSESIGALALVPLGLLFKPHYLLRHRNPRLLLETLVTLAVTLVLSWAAISWLPWPFTCVIVLLMWSAVRLPRMEAFLVFLVTVMMVSLMMARDPIVISPQTTVVMFNAPWLPFLMLLLPANVMTMVMYAFRAERKHITESEERFRNAMEYSAIGMALVGIEGQWLQANKALCNFLGYSQTELQSLTFQQLTWPEDLNTDLEQLEQLVNGEINTYSLEKRYYTRSGEVVWALLAVSVVRHADGTPLYFIAQIEDINDLKQTEWVNKRLMERITLANEAGGIGIWEWDLEPDVISWDKRMFELYEIPPHIKPTWQLWHEAMVPEDREHAEQVLRDSLMARLPFKLEFRIRVKEGVRHIRSLANRVLNKQGEVERLLGINMDMTEVKALNEALFQEKERLHITLDSIGEAVLCTDIDMNVTFMNPVAEEMSGWPQAEAIGQPILKVLHITFGENGPLMENIHSGDMSRSDIEQDVVLNCRTGGSFDIHYSITPLSTLDGQNIGSVLVIQDVTESRKMLRQLSYSASHDALTHLANRVSFESHLKRLLQTVQETRQRHALVFIDLDRFKAVNDTAGHAAGDALLRELSSLMLTLLRSSDVLARLGGDEFGLLLPDCNVESARYIAGRLIHAINNYHFMWEGRLHRIGASAGIALIDDGNHQAAEVMSQADIACYASKNSGRGVVTVYEPQQDRIHSHRSMMSLDEQWHMIKDNHLLMIARSVASPRIPESCNFWLISLRLWTSQGEVQEEHAFRSGLAEPELLHALDRRIFSEFFRAYAAPVAAKGMGVALPLSLAGLASVTLVDELLELLEKSPLPGRLLHLTIAVEVLHSPDENVHQSLQKLRHAGCRVVLSQVGRDMDVFNHLSPNMADYLMLDTEVVSNVHGNLMDEMMVTIIQGHAQRLGMKTLAGPCNQPIMMDTLSGIGIDFIYGDTIAEPQPLELLLNTSYFAIN; the protein is encoded by the coding sequence ATGAATAAACAATACCAGCGGGTTTTGGTTACGACCCCACATCCTTTACTGCGGCTTGTCTGTCTGGGTCTGGTCACGTTCATCTTCACCTTATTCTCCCTTGAGCTGACCCGCTTCGGTACGCTGCTGGCCCCGCTCTGGTTCCCGACCTCCATTATGATGGTGGCGTTTTACCGCCACGCGGGAAAAATGTGGCCCGGCATCGCGCTTGCCTGCTCGTTCGGGAACGTGCTGGCCTCGTGGATGCTGTTTTCGTGGGACTCCGTCAGCCTTACCTATCCCGTTGTAAACATCATCGAGGCCAGCATTGGTGCGATACTGCTGCGCAAGCTGCTCCCCTGGTACAACCCGCTGCAAAACCTGAACGACTGGGTCCGCCTGGCTATCGGTAGCGCCCTCATCCCCCCTCTCATCGGCGGGGTGCTGGTCCATTTTCTGGTGCCGAGCGCAGAGCCGCTGCGTACCTTCCTCGTCTGGGTCTTGTCAGAATCCATCGGCGCGCTGGCGCTGGTCCCGCTCGGATTGCTGTTTAAACCGCACTATCTGCTGCGTCATCGTAACCCCAGGCTGCTGCTGGAAACGCTGGTCACGCTGGCCGTAACGCTGGTTCTGAGCTGGGCGGCGATTTCCTGGCTGCCCTGGCCGTTTACCTGCGTCATCGTTCTGCTGATGTGGAGCGCCGTGCGCCTGCCGCGCATGGAAGCCTTCCTGGTCTTTCTAGTCACCGTGATGATGGTTTCGCTGATGATGGCGCGAGACCCGATCGTGATATCGCCGCAAACCACCGTCGTCATGTTCAACGCCCCCTGGCTGCCGTTCCTGATGCTGCTTTTGCCCGCTAACGTGATGACGATGGTGATGTATGCGTTTCGCGCCGAGCGTAAACACATCACCGAGAGCGAAGAGCGTTTTCGCAATGCGATGGAATATTCCGCGATTGGTATGGCGCTGGTCGGCATTGAAGGCCAGTGGCTGCAGGCTAACAAAGCGCTGTGCAATTTCCTCGGCTACAGCCAGACGGAGCTCCAGTCCCTCACCTTTCAGCAGCTCACCTGGCCGGAGGATTTGAACACCGACCTGGAACAGCTGGAACAGCTGGTCAACGGGGAAATCAACACTTACTCCCTGGAAAAACGCTACTACACCCGCAGCGGAGAGGTTGTCTGGGCCCTGCTCGCCGTCTCCGTTGTGCGCCATGCCGACGGCACCCCGCTCTACTTTATCGCTCAGATTGAAGACATTAACGATCTCAAGCAGACCGAATGGGTTAACAAACGCCTGATGGAGCGGATTACGCTCGCCAACGAAGCCGGCGGTATCGGCATCTGGGAGTGGGATCTTGAGCCGGACGTTATCAGCTGGGATAAGCGGATGTTCGAGCTTTACGAAATTCCGCCGCACATCAAGCCAACCTGGCAGCTCTGGCACGAGGCGATGGTGCCTGAAGATCGCGAACATGCCGAACAGGTGCTCCGCGATTCGCTGATGGCGAGGCTGCCGTTTAAGCTGGAATTCCGCATTCGGGTGAAGGAAGGCGTTCGCCACATTCGTTCTCTCGCCAATCGGGTGCTGAACAAGCAGGGTGAGGTGGAGCGCCTGCTCGGGATCAATATGGACATGACCGAGGTTAAAGCGCTTAACGAGGCGCTGTTCCAGGAAAAAGAGCGGCTGCACATCACGCTTGATTCCATCGGCGAAGCCGTGCTCTGTACCGATATCGACATGAACGTCACCTTTATGAACCCGGTCGCGGAGGAGATGAGCGGCTGGCCGCAGGCGGAGGCCATTGGGCAGCCGATCCTGAAAGTGCTGCATATTACCTTTGGCGAAAATGGCCCGCTGATGGAGAACATCCACAGCGGCGATATGTCTCGCTCCGACATCGAACAGGACGTGGTGCTCAACTGCCGCACCGGCGGGAGCTTCGATATTCACTACAGCATCACCCCGCTGAGTACGCTTGACGGGCAAAACATCGGCTCCGTGCTGGTGATTCAGGACGTTACCGAGTCGCGCAAAATGCTGCGCCAGCTGAGCTACAGCGCTTCCCACGACGCCCTCACCCACCTGGCTAACCGCGTCAGCTTTGAGAGCCACCTCAAGCGCCTGCTGCAGACGGTGCAGGAGACGCGTCAGCGCCATGCGCTGGTGTTTATCGATCTCGACCGCTTCAAAGCGGTGAACGATACCGCCGGCCACGCGGCGGGCGATGCCCTGCTGCGCGAGCTGTCGTCGTTAATGCTGACCCTGCTGCGCTCCAGCGATGTGCTGGCGCGTCTGGGCGGGGATGAGTTTGGGCTGCTGCTGCCGGACTGCAATGTCGAAAGCGCCCGGTACATTGCCGGGCGCCTGATCCACGCCATCAACAACTATCACTTTATGTGGGAAGGCCGCCTGCATCGGATCGGCGCCAGCGCGGGGATCGCGCTGATAGACGACGGTAATCACCAGGCGGCGGAAGTGATGTCGCAGGCCGATATTGCCTGCTACGCCTCGAAAAACAGCGGCCGTGGCGTGGTGACGGTGTACGAACCGCAGCAGGATCGGATCCACAGCCACCGAAGCATGATGTCGCTGGACGAGCAGTGGCACATGATCAAAGACAACCACCTGCTGATGATTGCCCGCAGCGTCGCCTCACCGCGTATTCCGGAAAGCTGTAACTTCTGGCTGATCTCGCTCCGCCTGTGGACCAGCCAGGGAGAAGTGCAGGAAGAGCATGCGTTCCGCTCCGGGCTGGCAGAGCCCGAGCTGCTCCACGCGCTCGACAGGCGGATCTTCAGCGAATTCTTCCGGGCGTATGCCGCACCGGTGGCAGCAAAAGGCATGGGCGTTGCCCTCCCGCTCTCACTGGCCGGCCTGGCCAGCGTCACGCTGGTGGATGAACTGCTCGAGCTGCTTGAGAAAAGCCCGCTGCCGGGCCGTCTGCTGCATCTGACGATCGCCGTTGAGGTGCTGCACAGCCCGGACGAAAACGTGCATCAGAGCCTGCAAAAACTTCGTCATGCGGGCTGTCGGGTGGTGCTAAGCCAGGTGGGACGCGATATGGACGTCTTTAATCACCTCAGCCCCAATATGGCGGACTATCTGATGCTGGATACCGAAGTGGTGAGCAACGTGCACGGCAATCTGATGGACGAGATGATGGTGACCATTATTCAGGGGCACGCCCAGCGTCTGGGGATGAAAACCCTTGCCGGACCGTGCAACCAGCCGATCATGATGGACACGCTCTCCGGCATTGGCATTGATTTTATCTACGGCGATACCATTGCCGAACCGCAGCCGCTGGAGCTACTCCTGAACACCAGCTACTTCGCCATCAATTAA
- the asmA gene encoding outer membrane assembly protein AsmA produces the protein MRRVLTTLMILLVVLVAGLSALVLLVNPNDFRTYMVRQVEARSGYELKLDGPLRWHVWPQLSILSGRMSLTAPGATQPLVSADNMRLDVALIPLFSHQLQVDQVMLKGAVIQLTPQSEAVREADAPVAPRENTLPDVPSDTGWSFDIGKLKVADSVLVFQHEGDEQVTVRNINLKMEQDELHVATVEFSGRVNRDQRDLNLSMNANVDASDYPHQLTADIQQLSWQLTGADLPLKGITGQGTLQAVWREELKQLELKNLNLQANDSSLKGQASVTLAEEPKWVLDLQFDKLNLENLLPPQPASATDGDAVQTGQSQLAKSRPVISSNLDQPDYNSLRGFTADILLKANAVRWRGIDFTDVSSQMFNHNGQLAISELSGRMGAGHISLPGTLDVRKDVSRAEFQPRLENVEIGTILKAFNYPIAMTGQLTMAGDFSGTRIDAEAFRHSWQGQAHVELKDTRMEGLNFQQLVQQAVERSSNVKANENYDSATRLDTFTTELSLANGQLSMDNMEGTSSLLSLTGEGSLDLVKETADTRFNVRVLSGWEGEGELIDFLKETPVPLNVYGKWQELNYSLQVDQILRKHLQDEAKRRLSDWAERNKDSQNGKDVKKLLDKL, from the coding sequence ATGAGAAGAGTTCTGACAACGCTGATGATTTTGCTGGTGGTGCTGGTTGCTGGCCTTTCCGCGTTGGTGCTGCTGGTTAACCCCAACGATTTCCGTACCTATATGGTGCGGCAGGTCGAAGCACGCAGCGGGTATGAACTCAAGCTGGACGGCCCGCTCCGCTGGCACGTCTGGCCGCAGCTCAGCATTCTCTCTGGACGCATGTCGTTAACCGCTCCCGGGGCGACGCAGCCGCTGGTCTCGGCGGATAATATGCGTCTTGACGTGGCGCTTATCCCGCTTTTCTCGCATCAGCTCCAGGTGGACCAGGTGATGCTGAAAGGGGCGGTGATCCAGCTCACGCCTCAATCGGAGGCGGTCCGTGAGGCGGATGCGCCGGTGGCTCCGCGCGAAAATACCTTACCTGATGTCCCCTCAGATACCGGCTGGTCATTCGATATCGGCAAACTGAAAGTGGCGGACAGCGTGCTGGTTTTCCAGCATGAGGGTGACGAACAGGTTACCGTTCGCAATATCAACCTGAAGATGGAGCAGGACGAACTGCACGTCGCTACCGTGGAGTTCTCCGGGCGCGTCAACCGTGACCAGCGCGATCTGAACCTCTCCATGAATGCCAACGTTGACGCGTCGGACTATCCCCATCAGCTCACCGCGGATATCCAGCAGCTCAGCTGGCAGCTGACGGGCGCGGATCTGCCGCTCAAAGGCATTACCGGCCAGGGGACGCTGCAGGCCGTCTGGCGTGAAGAGCTGAAGCAGCTTGAGCTGAAAAACCTTAACCTGCAGGCCAATGACAGCAGCCTGAAAGGGCAGGCGAGCGTCACGCTGGCTGAAGAGCCGAAATGGGTTCTCGACCTGCAGTTCGATAAGCTTAATCTGGAGAACCTGCTTCCGCCGCAGCCGGCGAGCGCGACGGACGGCGACGCCGTTCAGACGGGCCAAAGCCAGCTTGCGAAATCTCGCCCGGTGATCTCCTCCAATCTCGATCAGCCCGACTACAACAGCCTGCGCGGGTTTACCGCCGACATTCTGTTGAAAGCCAACGCCGTACGCTGGCGTGGCATTGATTTTACCGACGTCAGCAGCCAAATGTTCAACCATAACGGGCAGCTGGCCATCTCTGAGCTTAGCGGCAGAATGGGGGCAGGGCATATATCGCTGCCGGGTACGCTGGACGTTCGAAAAGATGTCTCCCGCGCCGAGTTCCAGCCGCGGCTTGAGAATGTTGAGATTGGTACAATCCTTAAAGCCTTTAATTACCCCATCGCCATGACCGGGCAGCTGACGATGGCGGGGGATTTCTCCGGCACCAGGATAGATGCCGAGGCGTTTCGTCACAGCTGGCAGGGCCAGGCGCACGTTGAGCTGAAAGATACGCGCATGGAAGGGCTGAACTTCCAGCAGCTGGTGCAGCAGGCGGTTGAGCGCAGCAGCAACGTGAAGGCCAATGAGAATTACGACAGCGCTACCCGCCTCGACACTTTCACTACCGAACTGTCGCTCGCAAACGGGCAGCTCTCAATGGATAACATGGAAGGAACGTCATCCCTGCTCTCCTTAACGGGTGAAGGCTCGTTGGATCTGGTGAAAGAGACGGCCGATACCCGCTTTAACGTCCGGGTCCTTTCTGGCTGGGAAGGGGAAGGCGAGCTTATCGACTTCCTGAAGGAGACCCCGGTCCCGCTGAATGTTTACGGCAAATGGCAGGAGCTGAACTACAGCCTGCAGGTTGATCAAATCCTGCGCAAGCATCTGCAGGATGAAGCTAAACGTCGGCTGAGTGACTGGGCGGAACGCAATAAAGATTCACAAAACGGCAAGGACGTGAAGAAGCTGTTAGATAAGCTTTGA
- the dcd gene encoding dCTP deaminase, translating into MRLCDRDIEAWLDEGRLSITPRPPVERINGVTVDVRLGNKFRTFSGHTAPFIDLSGPKDEVSAALDRVMSDEIVLDEGDAFYLHPGELALAVTYESVTLPADLVGWLDGRSSLARLGLMVHVTAHRIDPGWSGRIVLEFFNAGKLPLALRPGMMIGALSFEPLTGPADRPYNRRQDAKYRDQQGAVASRIDKD; encoded by the coding sequence ATGCGTCTTTGTGACCGTGATATAGAAGCCTGGCTGGATGAGGGCCGCCTGTCTATCACCCCGCGCCCGCCGGTAGAGCGGATTAACGGCGTGACCGTTGATGTGCGTCTGGGGAATAAATTCCGCACCTTCAGCGGCCATACCGCCCCGTTTATCGACCTCAGCGGGCCGAAAGACGAAGTCAGCGCGGCGCTGGATCGCGTGATGAGCGATGAAATCGTTCTCGACGAGGGTGACGCTTTCTATCTGCATCCGGGTGAGCTGGCGCTGGCGGTGACGTATGAATCCGTTACGCTGCCTGCGGATCTGGTGGGGTGGCTGGATGGCCGTTCCTCACTGGCGCGTCTGGGCCTGATGGTTCACGTGACCGCGCACCGTATCGATCCCGGCTGGTCTGGCCGTATCGTGCTGGAGTTCTTCAACGCCGGCAAGCTGCCGCTGGCCCTGCGCCCTGGCATGATGATCGGTGCGTTGAGCTTTGAGCCGCTGACGGGCCCGGCCGATCGTCCTTATAACCGCCGCCAGGACGCAAAATATCGCGACCAGCAGGGTGCGGTTGCCAGTCGTATTGATAAAGACTGA